The proteins below are encoded in one region of Candidatus Eremiobacterota bacterium:
- a CDS encoding HAD family hydrolase, which translates to MVSGSFQHFKGIILDLDDTLAPEKEFVYSGFMAVAEEMERRFGLVAERALGELRELFDRGERKLLFNRVLEENAMPYSEQDISQLLSLYRRHRPSGSYRLYEDAGESLPYLAGNFLLALITDGDRAMQERKIGALGIGSLFSPLIINESREYFKPHPRSYEKILKEWEIPPCSIAVLGDNVLKDFVTPKAMGMLTVRIARGGIYRAARGKKLWRAEYTVKSTGGFLELLARLDRGFQGMQ; encoded by the coding sequence GTGGTATCGGGCTCTTTTCAGCACTTCAAGGGTATCATCCTGGACCTGGATGATACCCTTGCGCCTGAGAAGGAGTTTGTTTACTCCGGATTCATGGCCGTTGCAGAGGAAATGGAGAGGCGGTTCGGCCTGGTTGCAGAAAGAGCTCTCGGAGAGCTCCGGGAGCTCTTTGACCGCGGCGAAAGAAAGCTCCTCTTCAACAGGGTCCTTGAGGAAAACGCCATGCCTTACTCTGAGCAGGACATCTCACAGCTGCTCTCCCTCTACCGCCGCCACAGGCCCTCAGGCTCTTACCGGCTTTATGAGGACGCCGGAGAAAGCCTGCCTTATCTCGCCGGGAATTTCCTGCTGGCTCTCATCACCGACGGCGACAGGGCCATGCAGGAGCGGAAGATCGGGGCTCTTGGCATCGGGAGTCTTTTTTCCCCCCTCATCATCAATGAGAGCAGAGAATATTTCAAGCCCCACCCCCGGTCATACGAAAAGATCCTGAAAGAGTGGGAGATCCCTCCATGCTCAATCGCCGTGCTCGGCGACAATGTCCTCAAGGATTTCGTCACGCCAAAGGCCATGGGGATGCTCACCGTAAGGATCGCGAGGGGCGGGATTTACCGCGCGGCAAGGGGGAAAAAGCTCTGGAGGGCCGAATATACCGTAAAGAGCACCGGGGGATTCCTGGAGCTTCTTGCCAGGCTTGACAGGGGCTTCCAGGGAATGCAGTGA
- a CDS encoding cyclic nucleotide-binding domain-containing protein, whose amino-acid sequence MPLDKLGQIWLKDVLGKMGIYQDLSRDEREELFSKAQMITFENGEYIIREGTFGDEFFILAKGTVSAVKKGADGREITVGEIESGDYFGETALISDSVRSSSIVARGEVKVFSIGRMDFFDVLMRNEHVREKIEDKSRMRNKATQSKYRQSKYPGFDLAQKLLCKLRELSAQRETPHYRTRILENNEPSYKTAMLDEHMRGKAPGSRDINTL is encoded by the coding sequence ATGCCTCTTGACAAGCTGGGACAGATATGGCTCAAGGATGTGCTGGGAAAGATGGGGATCTACCAGGATCTTTCCAGAGATGAACGCGAGGAGCTTTTTTCCAAGGCACAGATGATTACCTTTGAGAATGGTGAGTATATCATCAGGGAAGGAACTTTCGGCGATGAGTTCTTTATCCTGGCGAAAGGCACGGTATCGGCGGTGAAGAAGGGTGCCGATGGCCGGGAGATCACCGTGGGAGAGATAGAGAGCGGTGATTATTTCGGCGAAACAGCCCTTATTTCTGATTCAGTGAGGAGCTCCTCCATCGTGGCGCGGGGAGAGGTGAAGGTTTTTTCCATCGGCAGGATGGATTTCTTCGATGTGCTGATGCGCAATGAGCACGTCAGGGAAAAAATAGAAGACAAGAGCAGGATGAGAAATAAAGCCACGCAGTCCAAATACCGCCAGAGCAAGTATCCCGGCTTCGACCTGGCGCAGAAGCTTTTATGCAAGCTCAGGGAGCTCTCCGCCCAGCGGGAGACTCCGCACTACCGCACCAGAATTCTTGAAAACAATGAGCCTTCCTACAAGACCGCGATGCTTGACGAGCACATGCGGGGGAAGGCTCCTGGCAGCAGGGATATCAACACCCTCTGA
- the dnaK gene encoding molecular chaperone DnaK, with amino-acid sequence MARIVGIDLGTTNSVVAVMEGGKPEVIANSEGGRTTPSTVGFSKNGERLVGELAKRQAISNPDRTIVSIKRKMGTDYRVSIDGKGYSPEEISSMILKKLKEDAERYLGEKVTKAVITVPAYFNDSQRQATKNAGQIAGLEVLRIINEPTSSALAYGLDKQEELLTVLVFDLGGGTFDVSILEIGNGVFEVKSTSGNTNLGGDDWDQKLINHFTEEFRRMQGIDLKHDRMALQRLKEAAEKAKIELSTVLQTQVNLPFITADQNGPKHLDMTVTRAKFEEITADLVQMCAGPVNQAMADAKLDPKDIDRVLMVGGATRMPMIVNYVRSRFGKEPNKDINPDECVALGAAIQGAVLSGEVQDVVLVDVTPLTLGIETLGGVMTKLIPRNTSIPCSKSEIFSTAADNQPAVDIHVLQGEREFAADNKSLGKFVLSNIPPAPRGMPQIEVAFDIDANGILQVTAKDRATGNTQNIQIKATTNLSDQDVKRMVNDAQQYESQDRKRREMVELRNNAESLIYTTEKTMRDLGSSLDSSMRSKIESAISDLRSSARGEDSTRIKADMEKLTQAVYELSSKAYGQQQSHQGCSSGTCNTGGDGGSYGAYGHGPQGQGRQGEGQRDDDIIDAEYHVKN; translated from the coding sequence ATGGCTAGAATAGTGGGAATAGACCTGGGAACAACCAATTCCGTCGTGGCAGTCATGGAGGGAGGGAAGCCCGAGGTAATCGCCAATTCTGAGGGTGGGAGAACAACCCCCTCGACAGTGGGCTTTTCCAAGAATGGAGAGAGGCTCGTGGGAGAGCTTGCAAAGCGGCAGGCCATCAGCAACCCGGACAGGACCATAGTATCCATCAAGAGGAAAATGGGCACCGACTACAGGGTGTCCATAGACGGGAAAGGCTACTCGCCTGAAGAGATATCCTCGATGATTCTGAAGAAGCTGAAGGAAGATGCCGAGCGCTACCTTGGCGAGAAGGTCACCAAGGCGGTCATCACCGTTCCCGCATATTTCAATGACTCCCAGAGGCAGGCCACCAAGAATGCCGGCCAGATAGCGGGGCTTGAGGTCCTGAGAATTATCAATGAGCCCACGTCAAGCGCCCTTGCATACGGCCTTGACAAACAGGAAGAGCTCCTCACGGTCCTTGTATTTGACCTGGGCGGCGGCACCTTCGACGTGTCAATCCTGGAGATAGGAAACGGTGTCTTCGAGGTGAAGTCAACGTCGGGGAACACCAACCTTGGCGGTGATGACTGGGATCAGAAGCTCATAAACCATTTTACTGAGGAGTTCAGAAGAATGCAGGGCATAGACCTGAAGCATGACAGGATGGCACTGCAGAGGCTCAAGGAAGCAGCGGAAAAGGCAAAAATAGAGCTTTCCACGGTGCTCCAGACGCAGGTGAACCTTCCCTTCATCACGGCTGACCAGAATGGACCGAAGCACCTTGATATGACCGTCACAAGGGCAAAATTTGAGGAAATCACGGCAGATCTCGTCCAGATGTGCGCCGGGCCCGTGAACCAGGCTATGGCGGACGCAAAGCTCGATCCAAAGGATATTGACAGGGTTCTTATGGTAGGGGGCGCTACAAGGATGCCCATGATAGTGAATTATGTGAGATCACGGTTTGGGAAAGAGCCTAATAAGGACATCAACCCTGACGAATGCGTGGCGCTTGGCGCGGCAATCCAGGGGGCAGTGCTCTCCGGAGAAGTGCAGGATGTGGTGCTCGTCGATGTCACCCCCCTCACTCTCGGCATTGAGACGCTTGGAGGAGTCATGACAAAGCTCATTCCCAGAAACACTTCCATACCGTGCTCAAAGTCGGAGATCTTCTCGACTGCCGCTGACAACCAGCCTGCTGTGGATATCCATGTGCTCCAGGGCGAGCGGGAATTTGCCGCCGACAATAAAAGCCTCGGGAAGTTCGTGCTGTCCAACATCCCGCCGGCTCCGCGGGGAATGCCGCAGATCGAGGTGGCCTTCGACATAGACGCCAACGGCATACTCCAGGTGACGGCCAAGGACAGGGCCACGGGAAATACGCAGAATATCCAGATCAAGGCCACGACAAACCTGAGCGATCAGGATGTGAAGCGCATGGTAAACGATGCCCAGCAATACGAGTCACAGGACAGGAAGCGCCGTGAGATGGTGGAGCTCAGGAATAACGCTGAGAGCCTCATCTACACCACGGAGAAGACCATGAGAGATCTGGGCTCGAGCCTTGACAGCTCAATGCGCTCAAAGATAGAGAGCGCCATAAGCGACCTGAGGTCAAGCGCCAGGGGGGAAGACTCCACCAGGATCAAGGCCGATATGGAGAAGCTCACCCAGGCAGTCTATGAGCTCTCGTCAAAGGCTTACGGCCAGCAGCAGAGCCACCAGGGCTGCTCGTCAGGCACATGCAACACAGGCGGCGACGGCGGATCTTATGGCGCTTACGGTCACGGCCCCCAGGGACAGGGGCGCCAGGGCGAAGGCCAGAGAGATGATGACATAATTGATGCTGAATATCATGTGAAAAATTAA
- a CDS encoding radical SAM protein, with product MKVLLLFPPQAQPFLPHLALPSLSAYLRAGSTHEVSLMDLNLSSYEYFLSPEFLSNKPDAVFSLISEALGHLRSGEEYLREDKYYWSTTLLTNMLREIGMRHEGTSLDLKDFRMEYRTSSSEQVLRATRDYQKNPYIEFFEKEALPAILEEKPELIGISVSWPSQIIPAFTLGRLLVARLPAVHVTMGGSMITHLGAMLAYKRKLFSCCHSFIVYEGEVPLLALADAVAQKKSLHTVPGIIFPEGKKHMGTVAPPAPLPVNDLPTPDFQGLPLGRYFSPKIYLPLSASRGCYWNRCAFCNHSMSLSSFRMKKAARLIKEMESMAAATGASHFYFVDDAVPPAIISGLAELLPSAPPRFHWGGEVRFDKSLERLDFEKAAGAGCRFLLYGMESSCQRVLDLMRKGYDHRLAAKILSRAHRAGILNWIFLFLGFPGEKPEEAAATLEFIAEHNDLIDMIAPGKFILTDNTDVYRNPSLYGIEKVEERTMDYDLLTTFRYLATGSISADTATAMIENTRRRNAFSKFLKPFVTESHLMFLKKAAVPVP from the coding sequence ATGAAGGTCCTTCTCCTCTTCCCCCCGCAGGCACAGCCATTTCTCCCCCACCTTGCCCTTCCCTCCCTTTCGGCATACCTCAGGGCCGGGAGCACCCATGAAGTCTCCCTGATGGACTTGAATCTCTCCTCCTACGAGTATTTCCTCTCCCCGGAATTCCTTTCCAACAAGCCTGACGCCGTTTTCTCGCTGATAAGCGAGGCCCTGGGCCACCTCCGCTCAGGGGAGGAATACCTCAGGGAGGACAAATATTACTGGAGCACCACACTCCTCACCAATATGCTCAGAGAGATCGGGATGCGCCATGAGGGGACCTCGCTTGACCTGAAAGACTTCCGGATGGAATACAGGACATCCTCATCGGAGCAGGTGCTGAGAGCTACGCGGGACTATCAGAAGAACCCCTATATTGAATTCTTCGAAAAAGAGGCCCTCCCCGCAATTCTCGAAGAGAAGCCGGAACTTATAGGGATCTCGGTGAGCTGGCCTTCGCAGATAATACCGGCCTTCACCCTGGGCAGGCTTCTCGTGGCACGCCTTCCCGCAGTGCATGTCACCATGGGAGGGAGTATGATAACCCACCTGGGCGCCATGCTTGCATATAAAAGAAAGCTTTTTTCCTGCTGCCACTCTTTCATAGTATATGAAGGCGAGGTTCCACTGCTGGCCCTTGCCGACGCGGTGGCGCAGAAGAAAAGCCTTCATACGGTGCCCGGCATCATATTTCCTGAAGGGAAGAAACACATGGGGACCGTGGCACCCCCTGCGCCGCTGCCGGTAAATGACCTTCCCACGCCTGACTTCCAGGGCCTTCCTCTGGGGCGCTATTTCTCACCCAAGATTTATCTTCCCCTGTCGGCCTCGAGGGGCTGTTACTGGAACCGCTGCGCCTTCTGCAATCATTCCATGAGCCTCTCGTCATTCCGCATGAAAAAGGCTGCAAGGCTGATTAAGGAAATGGAGAGCATGGCGGCCGCCACGGGGGCGTCACACTTCTATTTTGTCGATGACGCCGTTCCTCCGGCCATCATCAGTGGTCTGGCGGAACTTCTTCCCTCCGCACCTCCAAGGTTTCACTGGGGTGGCGAGGTAAGGTTTGACAAGTCCCTGGAGAGGCTTGACTTTGAGAAAGCCGCAGGGGCAGGCTGCCGCTTTCTTCTTTACGGCATGGAATCATCGTGCCAGCGTGTCCTTGATCTTATGCGCAAGGGGTATGATCACCGACTGGCGGCGAAAATCCTCTCCCGGGCCCACCGGGCCGGCATACTCAACTGGATTTTCCTGTTCCTTGGATTTCCCGGTGAAAAGCCTGAAGAGGCGGCGGCAACACTGGAATTCATCGCGGAGCACAATGACCTTATAGATATGATAGCGCCGGGAAAGTTCATTCTCACCGATAATACCGATGTATACAGGAATCCCTCCCTTTACGGTATCGAAAAGGTTGAGGAACGGACCATGGACTATGATCTTCTCACCACCTTCAGGTACCTTGCCACTGGGAGCATCAGCGCCGACACGGCAACGGCAATGATTGAGAATACCCGCAGGCGGAACGCATTTTCAAAGTTCCTCAAGCCCTTTGTCACCGAGTCACACCTTATGTTTCTGAAGAAAGCGGCAGTGCCCGTGCCGTAA
- a CDS encoding autotransporter gives MAGRFFISLVLVLIFAVMAAAVPPVYGQQPSSSDVAPDKWPKTAVVNGITYTIYQPQLDSWDTFTLEAHAAVSALSQDSKEPVFGVVQISAGTYTDKVSRTVYFHDINVTKAVFPSAPDKAEQYRQDIQSTAANGNATMPLDQLQASLSILGQQQAGNAVPLQNSPPAVIFSQKPAVLVSVDGTPIWAAVKGSSLQRILNSRALVFKDSSGQLYLHLFDGFMEAPALSGPWTVSDSTPQGADAIAQGLAKQNTVDLMEGQPDDKTKAKPSLSSSAPDIYVVTTPTELVVTDGTPSWVPLDGTMLLYLKNTTGNVFKSLYDQRTYLLVTGRWFWAPDFKGPWQYIAASALPADFAKIPDASPKENAKASVPGTPQAQEALISNQIPQTATVNISQAKFTPQINGDPKLQTIAGTPLSYVLNSATPLIRVDEKTWYACVNGLWFSATSLAGTWSAATKVPAVIYSIPPSSPLYYVTFVKVYGSTPDTVTSGYTPGYMGTAVSPDNTIVYGTGYDYTDYYDDDGWYPAPVTYGYAANPAWTPWTNWAIGFGLGWAYGDAMADWCWGVAPYWGAMPYGWGYGGWAGNYPRWGPNSWSATTGNVYSRWGNTGVVTRTSGGYNAWTGNAWASKVGHSYNSVTGQISAGQRAGVENVYTGNYAYGSRGGTYNPRTGASASGERVNVGNAGSGSKETVGAGKVTGPGGQTTHVQQAGNNYYAERDGSVYRNTGSGWQQVDNRGSWNNVQNAGTVNSLEDHQWSRQAGEQRAAASSWGGDWGGGFHRAESFDRDWGGGGWGRSGGFGGFRGGFGGFRGGRR, from the coding sequence ATGGCAGGCAGGTTTTTCATTTCCCTTGTTCTTGTCCTTATTTTCGCGGTTATGGCAGCGGCGGTGCCCCCGGTTTATGGGCAGCAGCCCTCTTCCAGCGATGTCGCTCCTGACAAATGGCCAAAGACAGCCGTGGTAAACGGCATAACCTATACCATTTACCAGCCCCAGCTAGACAGCTGGGACACCTTCACCCTCGAGGCCCATGCCGCCGTGTCGGCCCTCTCCCAGGACTCAAAGGAGCCTGTCTTCGGCGTCGTTCAGATCAGCGCCGGAACCTATACCGACAAAGTGTCCCGTACAGTCTATTTTCATGATATCAACGTGACAAAAGCCGTGTTCCCCTCAGCGCCCGACAAGGCGGAACAGTACCGCCAGGACATCCAGAGCACCGCTGCGAACGGCAATGCCACCATGCCTCTGGACCAGCTCCAGGCTTCGCTTTCAATACTGGGGCAGCAGCAGGCAGGCAACGCCGTGCCTCTTCAGAACAGTCCTCCAGCCGTAATTTTTTCACAGAAGCCGGCCGTGCTTGTCTCTGTTGACGGCACCCCCATCTGGGCGGCCGTAAAGGGGAGCAGCCTTCAGAGAATCCTCAACTCGAGGGCCCTTGTCTTCAAAGACTCTTCAGGCCAGCTCTACCTCCACCTCTTTGACGGGTTCATGGAGGCCCCGGCCCTTTCAGGTCCCTGGACAGTGTCGGACAGCACCCCGCAAGGTGCCGACGCCATCGCCCAGGGCCTGGCGAAACAGAATACCGTTGACCTGATGGAAGGCCAGCCTGACGACAAGACAAAGGCAAAGCCCTCCCTTTCCTCTTCTGCACCCGATATCTACGTAGTCACGACTCCCACGGAGCTCGTGGTGACCGACGGCACTCCCAGCTGGGTGCCTCTTGACGGGACCATGCTCCTCTATCTCAAGAACACCACCGGCAATGTCTTTAAATCCCTTTATGATCAGCGGACCTATCTGCTGGTCACGGGCCGCTGGTTCTGGGCCCCCGATTTCAAGGGCCCCTGGCAGTATATTGCCGCGTCTGCTCTCCCGGCCGATTTCGCCAAGATACCCGACGCGAGCCCCAAGGAGAATGCCAAGGCCTCAGTGCCCGGAACTCCGCAGGCCCAGGAGGCCCTCATATCAAACCAGATACCGCAGACGGCCACGGTGAACATCAGCCAGGCGAAGTTCACTCCCCAGATAAACGGCGATCCGAAGCTCCAGACAATCGCCGGGACTCCCCTCTCCTATGTGCTGAACTCAGCGACTCCCCTCATCCGCGTCGATGAGAAAACCTGGTACGCATGCGTGAACGGCCTCTGGTTCTCCGCCACCTCGCTTGCCGGCACATGGAGCGCCGCCACCAAAGTCCCTGCGGTGATTTACTCCATCCCTCCCAGTTCCCCCCTTTACTATGTCACTTTCGTCAAAGTGTACGGCTCCACCCCCGATACCGTGACCTCGGGATATACCCCAGGCTACATGGGAACCGCGGTATCGCCCGACAATACCATCGTGTACGGTACAGGCTATGATTACACGGACTACTACGACGACGACGGCTGGTACCCCGCTCCAGTAACTTACGGCTACGCGGCGAATCCCGCGTGGACTCCCTGGACGAACTGGGCAATCGGCTTCGGACTCGGATGGGCCTACGGCGACGCTATGGCGGACTGGTGCTGGGGAGTGGCTCCTTACTGGGGAGCCATGCCCTACGGGTGGGGCTATGGCGGATGGGCAGGTAATTATCCCCGCTGGGGGCCGAACAGCTGGTCGGCCACGACAGGCAACGTATATTCCCGCTGGGGCAATACGGGCGTCGTGACAAGGACATCGGGAGGCTACAACGCGTGGACAGGGAACGCCTGGGCAAGCAAGGTCGGCCACTCCTACAATTCAGTGACAGGGCAGATCTCTGCCGGGCAGAGGGCCGGCGTCGAGAATGTCTACACGGGAAACTATGCTTACGGCAGCCGCGGCGGCACCTACAACCCCAGGACCGGCGCTTCGGCATCCGGCGAGCGCGTCAACGTCGGCAATGCGGGCTCGGGGTCAAAAGAGACCGTGGGAGCGGGGAAGGTAACGGGCCCCGGCGGCCAGACCACCCATGTCCAGCAGGCAGGTAACAACTACTATGCCGAGCGCGACGGGAGCGTGTACCGCAATACGGGGAGCGGCTGGCAGCAGGTTGACAACAGGGGCTCATGGAACAATGTCCAGAACGCCGGCACCGTCAACTCCCTGGAAGATCACCAGTGGTCGCGCCAGGCCGGCGAGCAGCGCGCTGCTGCTTCTTCGTGGGGCGGCGACTGGGGAGGAGGCTTCCACAGGGCCGAGTCCTTCGACAGGGACTGGGGCGGTGGCGGCTGGGGCAGAAGTGGCGGCTTTGGAGGCTTCAGGGGAGGCTTCGGTGGCTTCAGGGGCGGGCGCCGCTAA
- a CDS encoding site-2 protease family protein — protein MMDGTKEPVSAEGPGQGEGWLYYCPRCGRAFPTAGALKGICPCGAVPLEPSELRDMRESLFPLISRYLPIEWIALEGASFYFPVPEGVKLPAELVQKLSDEGFIPFIRRREGIRFCRLLKVGRRGKGQNVILHLVLLVLTIITTTLTGYFMSYDLYAMKLIKNIWGGAAGFSLGLLFILGSHELAHWVTARKNGIQASFPYFIPMIPVLSLGTLGAVINIRTPPPDREAMVKLGASGPLTGVLASVIVIAVGLSMSPLVDITGIKPPYISLGDPLLFHYLAYGFRAIPEGKDIMLHPLALAGWFALLINGFNLLPVGQLDGGHITRAFMPAKAHRILSFLVVAVLILLGLLYWKGWITLAVLALVFALAGNPGSIDDDRPPGRTGKILALAALLVFLVSVNIEPLKMVMPPQ, from the coding sequence ATGATGGACGGAACGAAAGAGCCTGTCAGCGCAGAGGGCCCCGGGCAGGGAGAAGGCTGGCTTTACTACTGCCCCCGGTGTGGCAGGGCATTCCCTACCGCCGGGGCCCTGAAGGGCATATGCCCCTGCGGTGCCGTGCCCCTCGAGCCCTCGGAGCTGAGGGACATGAGAGAGAGCCTTTTCCCTCTGATAAGCCGGTATTTACCCATTGAATGGATTGCTCTTGAGGGGGCTTCTTTTTACTTTCCCGTACCTGAGGGAGTGAAGCTCCCTGCAGAGCTGGTGCAGAAGCTTTCCGATGAAGGCTTCATACCCTTCATACGGAGGAGGGAGGGGATCCGCTTCTGCCGTCTCCTGAAAGTGGGCAGGAGGGGGAAGGGGCAGAATGTCATCCTTCACCTTGTGCTTCTGGTGCTCACCATTATCACCACCACTCTGACAGGCTACTTCATGAGCTATGATCTCTATGCGATGAAGCTCATCAAGAACATATGGGGGGGCGCCGCAGGGTTTTCCCTGGGGCTCCTCTTCATCCTGGGAAGCCACGAGCTGGCCCACTGGGTCACGGCAAGAAAAAATGGCATTCAGGCGAGCTTTCCTTATTTCATCCCCATGATCCCCGTGCTGTCCCTTGGGACTCTCGGCGCCGTCATCAATATCAGGACCCCTCCCCCCGACAGGGAGGCGATGGTAAAGCTTGGTGCGAGCGGTCCCCTTACGGGCGTATTGGCGTCAGTGATCGTGATAGCCGTTGGCCTCTCAATGTCGCCTCTTGTCGATATCACAGGCATAAAGCCCCCTTATATCTCCCTGGGCGATCCTCTCCTGTTTCATTATCTTGCCTATGGCTTCAGGGCGATACCCGAGGGGAAGGATATCATGCTGCATCCCCTGGCGCTCGCAGGGTGGTTTGCCCTCCTAATCAATGGCTTCAACCTTCTGCCTGTCGGCCAGCTTGACGGTGGTCATATTACAAGGGCCTTCATGCCTGCAAAAGCGCACCGTATTCTCTCTTTTCTGGTGGTGGCAGTGCTGATTCTGCTGGGATTGCTTTACTGGAAAGGCTGGATCACCCTGGCCGTCCTTGCCCTGGTTTTTGCCCTTGCCGGGAATCCCGGCTCAATAGATGATGACAGGCCGCCCGGCAGGACGGGAAAGATACTTGCCCTTGCGGCACTTCTGGTTTTTCTGGTGAGCGTGAATATTGAGCCGTTGAAAATGGTGATGCCGCCTCAATAG
- a CDS encoding PilZ domain-containing protein: MKKASGSERRIFPRKTLIVKKMTLAEISIGEPGVPRMHYVYINDVSEKGIRISTDIPLPSRKVIHLKLHLDTPVLIPAKVQWKKELGISNYTYGLEFTMAAESLQDIAKLMEWATPYFERASFHINSTIHLTTGLREPNDTLYAYIKTISPLRMELTSHRELPENRPFEITFSLAKALTPCVTRVQVLYQKDDSGDDAHPGDEHSLAIILEFLDPEAVKNHLIEALAEYPSM; encoded by the coding sequence ATGAAAAAAGCCTCTGGCAGTGAGCGAAGAATATTCCCGCGCAAGACTCTCATTGTGAAAAAAATGACCCTGGCGGAAATCTCCATAGGGGAGCCGGGTGTGCCCAGAATGCACTATGTCTATATCAATGATGTGAGTGAAAAGGGGATCCGCATCTCTACCGACATCCCGCTTCCTTCCCGTAAAGTGATCCATCTGAAGCTCCATCTCGATACCCCTGTGCTCATCCCTGCAAAGGTGCAGTGGAAAAAGGAGCTGGGTATCAGCAATTATACCTATGGACTTGAATTCACCATGGCGGCGGAGTCATTGCAGGACATAGCAAAGCTGATGGAATGGGCCACGCCATATTTTGAAAGGGCATCATTTCACATTAACTCGACAATACACCTCACGACAGGGCTCAGGGAGCCCAACGACACCCTCTATGCCTACATAAAAACCATAAGCCCTCTCAGAATGGAGCTCACGAGCCACAGGGAGCTCCCTGAAAACAGGCCCTTCGAGATTACCTTCAGCCTTGCAAAGGCCCTCACTCCCTGCGTCACAAGAGTGCAGGTACTCTACCAGAAGGATGATTCCGGTGATGACGCCCATCCTGGAGATGAGCACTCCCTGGCCATAATCCTTGAGTTTCTTGATCCTGAAGCGGTAAAAAACCATCTCATAGAAGCTCTTGCCGAGTATCCCTCGATGTAG